AAGGCGCAGCACTACTGCATGAAATGGCGTGGTGTGAAGGAGCCCCAAACCAGCATGGTGAACTCTGTGGTTCGCGGCGATTTCCGCCACGATCCAAGCCTCAAGCAGGAGTTCTTCGAGCTGGTGCGTCAGCAGCAAGCGCTGCTCAGCACCTGATCAGCTCTGAATCAATTCTTCTGCACTGCCTCGACAAGGGCTTGAACCTTGTCGAGGTTTTTCCATCCCGGCCGTTCCTCCAGCCTGCTTGATGCGTCCAGGCCTTGGGGGCTGACATGGCTGAGGAGTTCAGGAACCCACTCCGCACTCACCCCACCCGCCAGCCACCACGGCACCGAGAGCTCGGTGTCACTGAGCCAATCGAGGGGCAACCGGTGGCCGGTGCCGCCGAGTTGATCGGCGCTCCAGGCATCGAGGAGCAGCGCGTTCATGTGGGGGGCGTAGTGCTTCAGTTGCAGGAGATCCTCGGGTTCGCGCACCCGCAACGCTTTCCACCACTGTTGACGGGGATAGCGCTGTTTCAAGGTCTGGCAGCGCTCTCTGGATTCGTTGCCGTGCAGTTGCACCACGGAGGGCTGTCCAGTTCCGCTCAGCGCCTCCTCCAGGGCCGCATCGCCCGGATCGGCCACCACCCAAACCCGATTCAGTGGGGGATGCTGCTCCTCGAGCACCGTGAACAAGGCCCTGCGCTGTGTTGGTTCGACATAGCGCGGGGTGTTTTCAACGCCGATCACGCCAATCGCTTGTACTCCCATGCGTGCAATGGCGAGGGCTTGCTCAAGGTCGGTGATCCCGCAGATCTTGAGGTCTGGGGTGGGGCGGGGATCACGCAAGGGCTGCACCGATTGCTCTCCCTAGGATCGTGGATGACAGTCCGCGACAGCGGCACACGACGGGATTGACGGTGGGAGAGGGCTGGCAGGTGCTCAAAATCGGCGGAATTCCACTGCGGCTCCAGCCCAGCTGGTTGTTTGCTGTAGCGATTTTCACCACGTTGTTCCAATCCCGTTATGCCGCCACGGCCTCTCAAACCGTCAGCTGGGGTTTGGGTTTACTGACCACCTTGCTGTTGTTCAGCTCCGTGCTGCTGCACGAATTGGGCCATGCGCTGATGGCCCT
The Synechococcus sp. PROS-U-1 DNA segment above includes these coding regions:
- a CDS encoding phosphoribosylanthranilate isomerase, whose product is MRDPRPTPDLKICGITDLEQALAIARMGVQAIGVIGVENTPRYVEPTQRRALFTVLEEQHPPLNRVWVVADPGDAALEEALSGTGQPSVVQLHGNESRERCQTLKQRYPRQQWWKALRVREPEDLLQLKHYAPHMNALLLDAWSADQLGGTGHRLPLDWLSDTELSVPWWLAGGVSAEWVPELLSHVSPQGLDASSRLEERPGWKNLDKVQALVEAVQKN